In Zingiber officinale cultivar Zhangliang chromosome 1A, Zo_v1.1, whole genome shotgun sequence, a genomic segment contains:
- the LOC122038991 gene encoding nicotinate phosphoribosyltransferase 1-like produces MINANGSNAGEAERSLPPRPTNPMVTPLLTDLYQFTMAYAYWKAGKHRDQAVFDLYFRKNPFGGEYTVFAGLEECIRLLANFKLEDYEIAFLRSAMPTCEDGFFDYLKEIDCAEVEVYAISEGSVVFPKIPLMRIEGPVAVVQLLETPFLNLVNYSSLVTTNAARHRFVSGKSKTLLEFGLRRAQGPDGGISASRYCYMGGFDATSNVEAGRLFGIPLRGTHSHAFVSSYIGLDEIIDKSLVTHDGSRTCHDFVSLVRSWLSKIQLANSLHGAFGETNQSELAAFTSYALAFPNSFLALVDTYNVMKSGLPNFCAVALALGDLGYKAIGIRLDSGDLAYLSIEARKLFCAIEMEFGLPGFGKMNIAASNDLNEETIDALNKQGHEIDAFGIGTYLVTCYAQAALGCVFKLVEINNQPRIKLSEDVTKASIPCKKRCYRLYGREGYPLVDIMTRDDEQPPKVGERILCRHPFNESKRAYVVPQCVEELLKCYWPGNSVKPRAELLSLKQNRERCLLHLEQMRPDHMRRLNPTPYKVSVSANLYDFIHFLWLNEAPVGELQ; encoded by the exons ATGATAAACGCGAACGGATCCAACGCCGGCGAAGCGGAGCGATCGTTGCCTCCGCGACCGACAAATCCGATGGTCACTCCTCTCCTCACCGACCTCTACCAGTTCACCATGGCCTACGCCTATTGGAAGGCCGGCAAGCATCGAGATCAGGCCGT GTTTGATCTTTACTTCCGCAAAAACCCTTTTGGTGGTGAATACACAGTTTTTGCTGGTCTTGAAGAGTGCATAAGGTTGCTTGCTAACTTCAAATTAGAGGATTATGAAATTGCTTTTCTACGCTCTGCGATGCCTACATGCGAG GATGGGTTCTTTGATTATCTAAAGGAAATTGACTGTGCAGAAGTAGAGGTTTATGCAATCTCGGAAGGTTCTGTTGTTTTTCCTAAGATTCCCTTGATGAGGATTGAGGGACCAGTTGCA GTGGTTCAGCTTCTTGAAACTCCATTTCTGAATCTTGTTAATTATTCCTCTTTAGTTACCACCAACGCTGCAAGACATAGATTTGTTTCTGGGAAGTCAAAAACATTACTTGAATTTGGACTTCGACGAGCACAA GGACCCGATGGAGGAATAAGTGCTTCAAGATACTGCTATATGGGAGGATTTGATGCAACAAG CAATGTTGAGGCTGGAAGGCTGTTTGGCATACCGCTTCGTGGGACTCATTCACATGCCTTTGTTAGCTCGTACATT GGCCTTGATGAAATCATTGACAAGTCACTCGTCACTCATGATGGTTCGAGAACCTGTCATGACTTTGTTTCATTGGTTAGGAGCTGGCTTAGCAAAATTCAG ctGGCAAATTCACTGCATGGTGCTTTTGGTGAAACGAATCAAAGTGAGCTGGCAGCTTTCACATCATACGCTTTGGCTTTTCCAAATAGTTTCCTTGCCCTAGTAGACACATATAAC GTTATGAAGAGTGGACTGCCAAACTTCTGTGCAGTAGCTTTAGCACTTGGGGATCTTGG GTACAAAGCAATTGGAATTAGGTTGGACTCTGGAGACCTTGCATATTTGTCAATTGAAGCTCGGAAACTTTTTTGTGCAATAGAGATGGAATTTGGTCTGCCTGGCTTTGGGAAAATGAATATCGCTGCTAGCAATGATCTGAATGAGGAAACTATTGATGCCTTGAACAAGCAG GGTCATGAGATAGATGCATTTGGAATTGGCACATATCTTGTCACATGTTATGCTCAAGCTGCTCTTGGTTGTGTATTCAAGCTAGTTGAGATAAATAATCAGCCTCGCATCAAACTCTCCGAAGATGTAACAAAG GCTTCGATACCATGTAAAAAACGATGTTACAGGCTCTATGGAAGAGAAGGTTACCCTTTGGTTGATATAATGACTAGAGATGATGAGCAGCCTCCAAAG GTTGGGGAGAGGATATTGTGCCGCCATCCGTTCAATGAATCTAAGAGGGCATATGTTGTGCCGCAGTGTGTCGAGGAGCTATTGAAGTGCTATTGGCCTGGAAATTCAG TTAAACCAAGAGCAGAGTTGCTTTCTTTGAAGCAAAACCGAGAACGCTGCTTGCTACATTTGGAGCAGATGCGGCCGGATCATATGAGGCGGCTGAACCCAACACCCTACAAG GTAAGTGTGAGTGCAAATTTGTATGATTTCATTCATTTCCTCTGGCTGAACGAAGCACCTGTCGGTGAGCTCCAATGA
- the LOC122038992 gene encoding ISWI chromatin-remodeling complex ATPase CHR17-like isoform X1 — protein sequence MAITSYSRKNMKHRKGGKTLSQETKVAVIKGAEPGPPYTTGENLITNAGKMVLLDKLLPKLKERDSRVLIFSQMTRLLDILEDYLLYRGYQYCRIDGNTGGEERDASIETFNQPGSQKFIFLLSTRAGGLGINLATADVVILYDSDWNPQVDLQA from the exons ATGGCAATCACTTCCTACTCTAGGAAGAATATGAAACATAGAAAAGGGGGAAAAACTTTGTCCCAAGAAACAAAGGTAGCAGTGATCAAAG GTGCAGAACCTGGGCCACCTTATACAACTGGAGAAAATCTTATTACAAATGCAG GAAAAATGGTCTTGTTAGATAAGCTGTTGCCTAAACTGAAGGAACGAGATTCCAGAGTTCTAATATTTTCACAG atGACTAGACTTCTGGACATACTGGAAGATTACTTGCTATATCGTGGTTACCAATATTGTCGGATTGATGGGAATACTGGGGGAGAAGAACGGGATGCTTCCATTGAAACATTTAATCAACCTGGAAGCCAAAAGTTCATTTTCTTACTTTCTACAAGAGCTGGTGGATTGGGAATAAATCTTGCTACAGCAGATGTTGTCATTCTCTATGATAGTGACTG GAATCCACAAGTTGATTTGCAAGCATAG
- the LOC122038992 gene encoding ISWI chromatin-remodeling complex ATPase CHR17-like isoform X2 has translation MAITSYSRKNMKHRKGGKTLSQETKVAVIKEPGPPYTTGENLITNAGKMVLLDKLLPKLKERDSRVLIFSQMTRLLDILEDYLLYRGYQYCRIDGNTGGEERDASIETFNQPGSQKFIFLLSTRAGGLGINLATADVVILYDSDWNPQVDLQA, from the exons ATGGCAATCACTTCCTACTCTAGGAAGAATATGAAACATAGAAAAGGGGGAAAAACTTTGTCCCAAGAAACAAAGGTAGCAGTGATCAAAG AACCTGGGCCACCTTATACAACTGGAGAAAATCTTATTACAAATGCAG GAAAAATGGTCTTGTTAGATAAGCTGTTGCCTAAACTGAAGGAACGAGATTCCAGAGTTCTAATATTTTCACAG atGACTAGACTTCTGGACATACTGGAAGATTACTTGCTATATCGTGGTTACCAATATTGTCGGATTGATGGGAATACTGGGGGAGAAGAACGGGATGCTTCCATTGAAACATTTAATCAACCTGGAAGCCAAAAGTTCATTTTCTTACTTTCTACAAGAGCTGGTGGATTGGGAATAAATCTTGCTACAGCAGATGTTGTCATTCTCTATGATAGTGACTG GAATCCACAAGTTGATTTGCAAGCATAG